The Streptomyces sp. TG1A-8 genome has a window encoding:
- a CDS encoding MFS transporter produces MKSTMFRNHPVLTASTTVKSLLVTALVNATGTGAFMSGSVLYFSSHLRIPDDTVAFTLSVCALVTLVTTVPLSAFLERFDLKRIIIVLHIFRGLLYSSYLLADSVPLFIAVTLVVTIADRLSNPASQALLAAVLPSDQRVEIMAWRYSLQNAGVGLGALIVAVAIFLNPDFGYPLIMVLNGLSFFIAAILMKPVDTAGTLAVMKRRNVFSGEWPNPRYLSFVALSVFFLLSDALLTVAIPLQISDRDDATAGLVGLVLLVNTAITVIAQPRMSRDIVTTEVASRALVQAAFMLAGGASVIGIFWLFSGWLLGGGLILGVAILTLGEARFIAASWWISVELAPEDKRTRFLAVYSLSATAERAVGPLIASFVVIQFGGVGWAVAAMLFILCAAAVPAFKFVDRNPSETPV; encoded by the coding sequence ATGAAGTCCACTATGTTTCGAAATCACCCCGTCCTGACCGCCTCGACAACAGTGAAGTCACTGTTGGTAACGGCGCTGGTGAACGCAACGGGAACTGGCGCCTTCATGTCTGGCTCGGTTCTCTATTTCAGCTCTCACCTGCGTATACCAGACGACACCGTCGCCTTCACGCTGTCGGTCTGTGCGCTCGTCACGCTGGTCACCACGGTGCCCCTCAGTGCCTTCCTGGAGCGCTTTGATCTCAAGCGGATCATTATTGTCCTCCATATATTTCGCGGACTTCTGTACTCTTCTTACCTATTGGCCGACTCCGTTCCCCTGTTCATAGCAGTGACGCTCGTCGTCACCATTGCGGACCGCCTCTCCAATCCGGCCTCCCAAGCTCTTCTGGCCGCCGTTCTTCCTTCTGATCAACGCGTCGAGATCATGGCCTGGCGGTATTCGCTCCAGAACGCCGGGGTCGGTTTGGGTGCCCTCATCGTGGCAGTAGCCATCTTCCTCAACCCGGATTTCGGTTATCCGTTGATCATGGTGTTGAACGGACTTTCTTTCTTCATAGCGGCTATCCTGATGAAACCGGTGGACACCGCTGGCACCTTGGCCGTAATGAAGCGACGTAACGTTTTTTCCGGAGAGTGGCCCAATCCGCGGTACCTTTCCTTCGTTGCCCTGTCGGTTTTCTTCCTGCTGTCGGATGCTCTGCTGACGGTGGCCATACCGCTGCAAATCTCGGATCGGGACGATGCCACCGCAGGTCTCGTCGGGTTGGTGCTTCTCGTCAATACGGCGATAACAGTTATCGCACAGCCGAGGATGTCTCGCGACATCGTGACCACAGAGGTCGCGTCCCGCGCCCTTGTGCAGGCCGCATTCATGCTGGCTGGGGGAGCGTCGGTCATTGGAATTTTCTGGCTGTTCTCGGGCTGGCTACTGGGCGGGGGCCTGATCCTCGGTGTCGCGATACTGACGCTTGGAGAGGCCAGATTCATTGCCGCCAGTTGGTGGATATCCGTGGAATTGGCCCCTGAGGACAAGAGGACGCGCTTTCTCGCCGTTTACAGTCTCAGTGCCACGGCGGAACGTGCTGTGGGCCCTCTCATTGCCTCTTTCGTCGTCATCCAATTCGGTGGAGTCGGTTGGGCTGTCGCAGCTATGCTATTCATCCTGTGTGCCGCAGCGGTCCCGGCGTTCAAGTTCGTCGATCGCAACCCCAGCGAAACGCCAGTCTGA
- the mobF gene encoding MobF family relaxase, whose amino-acid sequence MALSLPRRDGRRRPPPRRYAAALRPGRSRCPARRVEGAGPGRGRPQGRGCGDRAASGTAPGEGRHPDADRIERERLEAGDDPAKARRATVLGRPIEHNRSPKTDKAKERTPWLAMDLVFRAPSTAHIAWALGDDETRLVLELWQDIARDKTLAWFEASVAEIRWRSGGKIRKPVRDGLIVAVFRHYESRAAESKPLLHDHAVVSIRARRPDDKGTWGNLSADSLMAHIVAADTLYLLYFMEEVSDRWLLPEGTTHHKRPRPGDRYELAVQDTRSLSFDKSRGSGSRQDKPVTVVTVTFEGRLEVTDPDALRRALTQGIGRARAYGCGLLTLAPLAQPGRQAP is encoded by the coding sequence GTGGCGCTATCTCTTCCGCGGCGTGATGGTCGGCGACGACCACCGCCCCGCAGGTACGCCGCTGCGCTCCGCCCAGGACGAAGCCGGTGTCCCGCCCGGCGTGTGGAAGGGGCGGGGCCTGGCCGCGGTCGGCCTCAAGGCCGGGGATGTGGTGACCGAGCGGCAAGCGGAACTGCTCCTGGGGAAGGCCGGCACCCGGATGCCGACCGGATCGAGCGTGAGCGCCTGGAAGCGGGCGACGATCCGGCGAAGGCGCGGCGGGCGACCGTGCTGGGCAGGCCCATCGAGCACAACCGCTCACCGAAGACCGACAAGGCCAAGGAACGGACGCCCTGGCTAGCTATGGACCTGGTGTTCCGGGCGCCGTCGACGGCACACATCGCGTGGGCGCTCGGGGATGACGAGACGCGGTTGGTGCTGGAGCTGTGGCAGGACATTGCCAGGGACAAGACGCTGGCGTGGTTTGAGGCTTCGGTCGCGGAGATCCGCTGGAGGAGCGGCGGCAAGATCCGCAAGCCGGTCCGGGATGGGCTGATCGTCGCGGTGTTCCGGCACTACGAGTCGAGAGCTGCCGAGTCGAAGCCGCTTCTTCACGATCATGCGGTGGTGTCGATCCGTGCCCGGCGGCCGGATGACAAGGGGACGTGGGGCAACCTGTCGGCGGACTCGCTGATGGCCCACATCGTCGCCGCCGACACCCTCTACCTCCTGTACTTCATGGAGGAGGTGTCCGACCGGTGGCTCCTGCCCGAGGGCACGACCCACCACAAGCGCCCCCGCCCCGGCGACCGCTACGAGCTGGCCGTACAGGACACGCGGTCCCTCTCCTTCGACAAGTCCCGCGGCTCCGGCAGCCGTCAGGACAAACCGGTCACCGTCGTCACCGTCACCTTCGAAGGACGGCTGGAGGTCACCGACCCCGACGCCCTGCGCCGCGCCCTCACCCAGGGCATCGGCCGGGCCCGTGCCTACGGCTGCGGCCTGCTCACCCTGGCCCCCCTCGCCCAACCCGGCCGGCAGGCGCCGTGA
- the cas1e gene encoding type I-E CRISPR-associated endonuclease Cas1e, which yields MSTVSRRPALTPRQLTRTDERLSFVYLERCTVHRDANAITAQDAEGTTHIPSATIGTLLLGPGTRVTHQAMSVLGETGAAVCWVGEHGVRYYASGRALSRSSALMEAQARQWANPRSRLAVAREMYRLRFPDEDPARLTRHELLGREGKRLKDCYRAEAARTGVPWRGRHYIPGDFSSGDAVNQAITAAAQCMYGIAHAVVTSLGCSPALGFIHSGHELSFVLDVADLYKTEIGIPLAFDVAAQDEEDIGPRTRRALRDRINETSLLNRCVNDIKRLLLPEAADPAELDVDQDVVTLQSDGGHQVASGINYDGPDDGDMLW from the coding sequence GTGAGCACAGTCTCCCGGCGCCCGGCACTGACCCCCCGCCAGCTCACCCGCACCGACGAGCGCCTCTCCTTCGTCTACCTGGAGCGCTGCACGGTGCACCGTGACGCCAACGCCATCACCGCCCAGGACGCGGAGGGCACCACCCACATCCCCTCGGCGACCATCGGCACTCTTCTCCTCGGCCCCGGAACGCGCGTCACCCACCAGGCCATGAGCGTGCTGGGCGAAACCGGTGCGGCGGTCTGCTGGGTCGGCGAACACGGCGTGCGCTACTACGCATCCGGCCGCGCCCTCAGCCGTTCCTCCGCCCTCATGGAGGCCCAGGCGCGGCAGTGGGCCAACCCGCGCAGCCGTCTGGCCGTGGCACGCGAGATGTACCGGCTGCGCTTCCCGGACGAGGACCCCGCTCGCCTGACCCGGCACGAACTGCTGGGCCGGGAAGGAAAACGCCTCAAGGACTGCTACCGCGCCGAAGCTGCCCGCACAGGTGTCCCCTGGCGCGGCCGCCACTACATTCCAGGCGACTTCAGCAGCGGTGACGCTGTCAATCAGGCCATCACCGCCGCTGCCCAGTGCATGTACGGCATCGCACATGCCGTCGTCACCTCCCTGGGATGCAGCCCAGCCCTGGGCTTCATCCACTCCGGCCACGAACTGTCCTTCGTCCTGGACGTCGCCGACCTCTACAAGACCGAGATCGGCATTCCGCTCGCCTTCGACGTGGCCGCACAGGACGAGGAAGACATCGGCCCCCGCACTCGTCGCGCACTGCGAGACCGCATCAACGAAACCTCCCTGCTGAACCGGTGCGTGAACGACATCAAACGCCTCCTGCTACCCGAAGCAGCCGACCCTGCGGAACTGGATGTGGATCAGGACGTGGTCACACTTCAAAGCGACGGCGGCCACCAGGTCGCCTCCGGCATCAACTACGACGGACCTGACGACGGAGACATGCTCTGGTGA
- a CDS encoding ATP-binding cassette domain-containing protein yields the protein MTLKLSNCTYGYRRWKQPVLEDFSYALPEGLTVLLGPNGAGKSTLLKVAASVTSPQKGHVTLDGAPAGTTEYRRAVAWMPQDIVPMPTLTAREYVAYIGWLKGMNRTDAWKQARKALMRVDLADKTDTRTNRLSGGQLRRVGVAGALVHGARVLLLDEPTAGMDPYQRRVFRDILRGLTDDVRVLLSTHDVADLAEEADHVTVMYSGKILHHGNTDAFLSHTPPGTLEGRAAEAAYTALLRSRGVAA from the coding sequence GTGACACTGAAACTTAGCAACTGCACTTACGGCTATCGGCGCTGGAAGCAGCCGGTTCTGGAGGACTTCTCCTACGCCCTGCCAGAAGGCCTCACCGTTCTGCTCGGTCCCAACGGAGCAGGCAAATCCACCCTGCTGAAGGTCGCGGCCTCGGTAACCAGTCCGCAGAAGGGACACGTGACCCTGGACGGCGCGCCGGCGGGCACCACCGAGTATCGGCGGGCCGTGGCCTGGATGCCGCAAGACATCGTGCCCATGCCCACGCTCACAGCGCGTGAGTACGTCGCCTACATCGGATGGCTCAAGGGCATGAACCGTACCGACGCATGGAAGCAGGCCCGTAAGGCCCTGATGCGCGTCGACTTGGCCGACAAAACCGACACACGCACCAACCGGCTCTCCGGCGGCCAACTGCGACGCGTCGGCGTCGCCGGGGCACTCGTACACGGTGCACGGGTCCTGCTGCTGGACGAGCCCACCGCCGGAATGGACCCTTACCAGCGCCGCGTGTTCCGCGACATCCTGCGCGGGCTGACCGATGACGTGCGGGTCCTGCTGTCCACACACGACGTCGCCGACCTCGCAGAGGAGGCGGACCACGTCACCGTCATGTACAGCGGAAAGATCTTGCACCACGGGAACACCGACGCGTTCTTGTCCCACACCCCGCCCGGAACTCTCGAGGGCCGCGCTGCCGAAGCCGCATACACCGCCCTGCTGAGGAGCCGTGGCGTGGCCGCCTGA
- a CDS encoding tetratricopeptide repeat protein, whose product MSVFSLERHLAPYLDMGERPTDAPIFTHAPCLAWDAYTRKAEPWFASPYLQRSMITTFRSELSKAVDLADLPNAAAQADFEDWIEVPGSPAKRRLADDVVDLPEDPLELALLARTISYLGFHEKARDLLKAVPDRTGPGYSYARYTGIFINHIIHLGRRDYQREFEGLYLELGSDVTYARTRLSLCILAIVASAQLKQLPELAKWHGRGSEALERYVALPHVDDFEKALTTSRFYRAAAFEPFLNGRHDDLRADLDRWLGIARELVGHDDRTRILATENMYPAVESASRTEAALGNKTRSRDLMEEMVSKIDPIDSKAWLQVGELRRRDGDELGALQAYLTSARFQVPLGRIAWFNAGRCWERLGEAQEAVQCYKKSLELWPTGLAPAQRIAAIEAT is encoded by the coding sequence ATGTCTGTCTTCTCCTTGGAGCGTCATCTTGCTCCGTACCTGGACATGGGAGAAAGGCCGACAGACGCTCCGATTTTCACGCACGCGCCCTGCTTGGCCTGGGATGCATATACACGTAAGGCCGAGCCGTGGTTCGCAAGCCCCTATCTGCAGCGCTCCATGATCACCACGTTTCGCTCCGAACTGTCCAAGGCGGTCGATCTGGCCGACCTGCCCAACGCCGCCGCTCAGGCAGACTTTGAGGACTGGATCGAAGTTCCGGGCAGCCCTGCGAAACGACGCTTGGCCGATGACGTAGTGGATCTGCCGGAGGATCCGCTGGAGTTGGCCCTACTGGCCAGAACGATTTCATACCTGGGCTTTCATGAGAAAGCCCGGGACCTCCTGAAGGCCGTTCCGGACCGTACGGGGCCAGGATACTCCTACGCCCGCTACACCGGTATCTTCATAAATCACATAATTCACCTGGGTCGGCGCGACTACCAGCGAGAGTTCGAGGGGTTGTACCTCGAACTCGGCTCGGACGTGACTTATGCTAGGACTCGGCTCTCTCTGTGCATCCTGGCCATTGTTGCCAGCGCTCAGTTGAAGCAACTTCCAGAGCTGGCGAAGTGGCATGGACGAGGTTCTGAGGCACTAGAGCGTTATGTTGCTCTGCCGCATGTGGATGACTTCGAGAAGGCGCTGACGACGAGCAGATTTTACCGAGCTGCTGCCTTCGAACCCTTCCTCAACGGCCGCCACGACGACCTCCGTGCCGATCTGGACAGATGGCTCGGTATTGCTCGTGAACTGGTCGGTCATGATGACCGCACCCGCATCTTGGCAACCGAGAATATGTACCCTGCCGTGGAATCGGCCTCCCGGACCGAAGCTGCCCTCGGCAATAAGACAAGAAGTAGGGACTTGATGGAGGAGATGGTCTCCAAGATCGACCCCATCGACAGCAAGGCCTGGCTTCAAGTCGGCGAGTTGCGGAGAAGAGATGGCGACGAACTCGGAGCTTTGCAAGCGTACTTGACATCTGCGCGATTCCAGGTCCCGCTCGGACGTATCGCTTGGTTCAATGCCGGCCGCTGCTGGGAGCGGCTGGGCGAGGCGCAAGAGGCTGTCCAGTGTTACAAGAAATCTCTCGAACTGTGGCCTACGGGCTTAGCACCTGCTCAACGTATTGCAGCCATCGAGGCCACCTGA
- a CDS encoding IS5 family transposase (programmed frameshift): MIWGCEVARPKPWEVDDELWAVIEPLLPKVERRARHPGRKRHPDRLVFQGILFVLHTGISWEHLPQELGFGSGMTCWRRLAEWTGAGVWPRLHEVLLAKLRSANALDFSRAAVDGSHIRAPKGGPKTGRSPVDRGRTGSKHHLITDATGIPLAATLTGGNRNDVTQLIPLLEAIPPVRGKRGRPRRRPDVVLGDRGYDHDKYRRLVRDLGVKPLIARRGTEHGSGLGTQRWVVERAFAHLHWFRRLRIRWEIRDDIHEAFLTLGCALICWRRLTSLR; the protein is encoded by the exons ATGATCTGGGGGTGCGAAGTGGCACGGCCGAAGCCGTGGGAAGTCGACGACGAGCTGTGGGCGGTGATCGAACCGCTGCTGCCCAAGGTCGAGCGTCGGGCCCGGCACCCAGGGCGCAAGCGGCATCCGGACCGGCTGGTGTTCCAGGGCATCCTGTTCGTCCTGCACACCGGGATCTCCTGGGAACACCTGCCGCAGGAACTCGGCTTCGGCTCGGGCATGACCTGCTGGCGACGCCTGGCCGAGTGGACCGGGGCCGGCGTGTGGCCCCGACTGCACGAGGTCCTCCTTGCCAAGCTCCGCAGCGCGAACGCCCTGGACTTCTCCCGAGCGGCCGTCGACGGCTCCCACATCCGCGCGC CTAAAGGGGGTCCCAAGACCGGACGAAGCCCTGTTGACCGGGGCAGAACCGGCAGCAAGCACCACCTGATCACCGACGCCACCGGCATCCCGCTCGCCGCCACGCTGACCGGCGGCAACCGCAACGACGTCACCCAGCTGATCCCTCTGCTGGAGGCGATACCGCCGGTGCGGGGCAAGCGAGGCCGGCCCCGACGCCGCCCGGACGTGGTGCTGGGCGACCGCGGCTACGACCACGACAAGTACCGCCGGCTCGTCCGGGACCTGGGCGTGAAGCCACTGATCGCCCGACGCGGCACCGAACACGGCTCCGGACTCGGCACCCAACGCTGGGTCGTGGAACGCGCATTCGCCCACCTGCACTGGTTCCGCCGTCTGCGGATCCGCTGGGAGATCCGCGACGACATCCACGAAGCCTTCCTCACCCTCGGATGCGCGCTCATCTGCTGGAGGCGCCTGACGTCATTGCGATAG
- the cas2e gene encoding type I-E CRISPR-associated endoribonuclease Cas2e: MTVIILTNCPAGLRGFLTRWLLEISAGVFVGKPSARVRDVLWKEIQQYAGQGRALLAHTANNEQGFTFRTHDHAWHPTDHEGLTLIHRPNPDAPRPAAPSRNGPPTGWSRASKRRRFGKG; this comes from the coding sequence GTGACCGTCATCATCCTCACCAACTGCCCCGCCGGACTGCGCGGCTTCCTTACCCGCTGGCTGCTGGAGATTTCTGCCGGTGTCTTCGTAGGCAAGCCCTCTGCCCGCGTCCGCGACGTGCTGTGGAAAGAAATCCAGCAGTACGCCGGCCAGGGGCGCGCCCTGCTGGCCCACACAGCCAACAACGAGCAGGGCTTCACTTTCCGCACCCACGACCACGCCTGGCATCCGACCGACCATGAAGGCCTCACGCTCATCCACCGCCCCAACCCGGACGCACCTCGTCCCGCTGCGCCTTCCCGGAACGGACCACCAACCGGCTGGAGCAGGGCTTCCAAACGCCGACGCTTCGGGAAAGGCTGA
- the istA gene encoding IS21 family transposase, translating into MPQLSKVELYAAIRRDHRGGMSMRELERKHGVTWRTVRKALDSAWPEPRKKLPPRATALDPYKPVIDGILRADLDAPRKQRHTVTRIFHRLVDEHGADVSYGMVRYYVAARKPEILVESGKAPLEAFVPQTHQPGHEAEVDFGDVTIRLAGELVTCYLFSFRLSYSGKAVHRVFASCGQEAFFEGHVHALRTLGGVPRSKVRYDNLKAAVARVLGLSRARVEADRWIAFKSHFGIESFYCRPGIEGAHEKGGVEGQIGYFRRNHFVPVPEVASLAELNEMVELWDRQDDARRIGARSKTVAECFALEQPLLLPLPEEPFETGRLFTPRVDRYGQIPVRTNRYSVPIRLIGKRVRVVLHASHLVVYDQNVEVARHERLIAKGAVRLDLDHYLEVLVRKPGAFPGSTALEQARSAGKFTPVHDAWWAQAQKVHGERDGTRALIEVLLLGRHLPHEHIVAGLAAALRAGAMTADAVALEARKAAQAETEPDLASRPLPGTPAANVTSLHEWKLSHLPPDTRPLPSVTPYDQLLRRRRASGGAHQEGEAQ; encoded by the coding sequence ATGCCGCAGTTGTCGAAGGTCGAGCTGTACGCGGCGATCCGGCGTGACCATCGCGGCGGCATGTCGATGCGAGAGCTCGAGCGCAAGCACGGCGTGACGTGGCGGACGGTTCGCAAGGCACTGGATTCGGCCTGGCCTGAGCCTCGGAAGAAGCTGCCGCCCCGGGCGACCGCTCTGGACCCGTACAAGCCGGTGATCGACGGCATCCTCCGCGCCGACCTGGATGCTCCGCGCAAGCAGCGGCACACCGTCACCCGCATCTTTCACCGCCTGGTCGACGAGCACGGGGCGGACGTCTCCTACGGGATGGTCCGCTACTACGTTGCCGCCCGGAAGCCGGAGATCCTGGTCGAGTCCGGCAAGGCCCCGCTGGAGGCGTTCGTCCCGCAGACCCACCAGCCCGGGCACGAGGCGGAAGTTGACTTCGGCGACGTGACGATCCGCCTCGCCGGCGAGCTGGTGACCTGCTACTTGTTCTCCTTCCGCCTTTCGTATTCGGGTAAGGCCGTCCACCGAGTGTTCGCCTCCTGCGGCCAGGAAGCCTTCTTCGAAGGCCATGTCCACGCGCTGCGGACGCTGGGCGGCGTCCCGCGGAGCAAGGTCCGCTACGACAACCTCAAAGCCGCCGTCGCCCGGGTGCTGGGACTGAGCCGGGCCAGGGTCGAGGCCGACCGGTGGATCGCCTTCAAGTCGCACTTCGGCATCGAGAGCTTCTACTGCCGTCCGGGCATCGAAGGCGCCCATGAGAAGGGCGGCGTCGAGGGGCAGATCGGCTACTTCCGCCGCAACCACTTCGTTCCCGTCCCCGAGGTAGCCTCGCTCGCCGAGCTGAACGAGATGGTCGAGCTGTGGGACCGGCAGGACGACGCACGCCGCATCGGTGCCCGGTCCAAGACCGTCGCGGAGTGCTTCGCACTCGAGCAGCCGTTGTTGCTGCCGTTGCCCGAGGAGCCGTTCGAGACGGGCCGGCTGTTCACCCCGCGGGTCGACCGCTACGGCCAGATCCCGGTCCGCACAAACCGCTACTCGGTGCCGATCCGGTTGATCGGCAAGCGGGTGCGGGTCGTCTTGCATGCTTCTCACCTGGTGGTTTACGACCAGAACGTGGAAGTGGCCCGGCACGAGAGGCTGATCGCCAAGGGCGCCGTCCGCCTGGATCTGGATCATTACCTGGAGGTCCTGGTCCGCAAGCCCGGCGCGTTCCCCGGCTCCACCGCCCTCGAGCAAGCCCGCTCAGCAGGCAAGTTCACCCCCGTCCACGACGCCTGGTGGGCTCAGGCTCAGAAGGTCCACGGCGAGCGGGACGGCACCCGGGCCCTGATCGAGGTCCTGCTGCTGGGACGGCACCTGCCGCACGAGCACATCGTCGCCGGTCTGGCCGCAGCCCTGCGCGCCGGGGCGATGACCGCCGACGCAGTCGCCCTGGAGGCCCGCAAGGCAGCCCAGGCCGAGACCGAACCCGACCTGGCAAGCCGGCCGCTGCCTGGCACACCGGCGGCGAACGTGACGTCCCTGCACGAGTGGAAGCTGTCCCATCTCCCGCCGGACACCAGGCCCCTGCCGTCGGTGACCCCCTATGACCAGTTGCTCCGACGTCGTCGCGCCAGCGGCGGCGCCCACCAAGAGGGAGAAGCCCAGTGA
- a CDS encoding IS701 family transposase: protein MEGMSEAACWAGELELVFARVAGRFTRADLRWRMRDYVRGLLGRATRKNGWQLAEWAGHRTPDGFQRLLNSSVWDADALRDDVRAYVAERLGPGGVLIIDDTGFIKKGTTSAGVSRQYTGTSGKIDNCQIGVFAAYATSSGRALVDRELYLPKAWTSDRDRCRAAKIPDGRGFATKGELARDIVRRCLAAGLPASWVTADEAYGQDWHFRRLLEQTGVGYVVAVPKSQQIKSLAGIWRIDHLIDEAPDDAWQRLSCGDGAKGPRIYDWAGAKLPANIIFDPDPPTHHRWVMARRSLSDPEDVAYYLAYAPVGVEIAELVRIAGSRWAIEECFQAAKNECGLDEYEVRRYVGWYRHITLAMLAHAVLAALAAQAQAGGEAKGAAETDQPPSRSPWQRSGGSWTLSCPTHEPTAIPSPTH, encoded by the coding sequence ATGGAGGGGATGAGTGAAGCCGCTTGCTGGGCCGGCGAGTTGGAGTTGGTGTTCGCTCGGGTGGCGGGCAGGTTCACTCGGGCGGATCTGCGGTGGCGGATGCGGGACTACGTCCGTGGTCTGCTGGGGCGGGCGACACGCAAGAACGGCTGGCAGCTTGCGGAATGGGCAGGTCACCGCACTCCGGACGGCTTTCAGCGGCTGCTGAACAGCAGTGTCTGGGACGCGGACGCCCTGCGTGACGACGTCCGTGCCTACGTCGCCGAACGGCTCGGACCGGGCGGTGTGCTGATCATCGACGACACGGGATTCATCAAGAAGGGCACCACCTCAGCCGGGGTCAGTCGGCAGTACACCGGCACCTCAGGAAAGATCGACAACTGTCAGATCGGCGTGTTCGCCGCCTACGCCACCAGCTCAGGCCGGGCCTTGGTGGACCGGGAGCTCTACCTGCCCAAAGCCTGGACGTCCGACCGTGACCGCTGCCGGGCGGCCAAGATCCCCGACGGGCGAGGCTTTGCGACCAAGGGGGAACTGGCCCGGGACATCGTCCGCCGCTGCCTGGCCGCCGGCCTGCCGGCGTCGTGGGTGACCGCGGATGAGGCCTACGGGCAGGACTGGCACTTCCGCCGCCTGCTCGAGCAGACGGGCGTCGGCTACGTGGTGGCGGTGCCCAAGTCCCAGCAGATCAAGTCCCTGGCCGGCATCTGGCGCATCGACCATCTCATCGATGAAGCACCCGATGATGCCTGGCAGCGGCTGTCCTGCGGCGATGGGGCGAAGGGCCCGCGGATCTACGACTGGGCCGGGGCCAAGTTGCCCGCCAACATCATCTTCGATCCGGATCCGCCGACCCATCACCGGTGGGTGATGGCCCGCCGCAGCCTGTCCGACCCCGAAGATGTGGCCTACTACCTGGCCTACGCACCCGTGGGTGTCGAGATCGCCGAGCTGGTCCGCATCGCCGGCTCCCGCTGGGCGATCGAGGAGTGCTTCCAGGCCGCGAAGAACGAGTGCGGCCTGGACGAGTACGAAGTCCGCCGCTATGTCGGCTGGTATCGGCACATCACCCTGGCCATGCTCGCCCACGCCGTCTTGGCCGCACTCGCAGCACAAGCCCAGGCCGGCGGGGAGGCAAAGGGGGCTGCAGAAACGGATCAGCCACCGTCCCGCTCACCGTGGCAGAGATCCGGCGGCTCCTGGACACTCTCCTGCCCCACCCACGAGCCGACCGCGATCCCATCACCCACGCACTGA
- a CDS encoding GNAT family N-acetyltransferase, which translates to MATIETWHFSRDLGAFLDHTETFLRSQPTLHTVLLTVTNALRQAGPMAPGPGAPLFGTLAQDGHTLAAFVYTQQHGLVVSPLSEPAAAALAARLADEGETPHSFSGDRESVEAIVNAWRQCTGDAVVQHRRERLYSLDTLTAPARMPAGRAQVADQADRSLLMRWAQEYATAIGEPDGRDFGNWADTRLAYGGVTLWENDEGEPAAMAGCSPLIAGQVRIAPVYTPIHLRGHGYGSAVTAAVAQAALVGGADNVLLFTDLANATSNALYQRLGFRPITDFVSYRRYGRGSVTAN; encoded by the coding sequence ATGGCAACTATCGAAACCTGGCACTTCAGCCGAGATCTGGGCGCCTTTCTCGACCACACGGAGACATTCCTCCGCTCACAGCCGACACTGCACACCGTGCTACTGACAGTGACCAATGCACTTCGTCAAGCAGGACCGATGGCGCCCGGCCCGGGAGCACCGCTCTTCGGCACGCTCGCTCAAGACGGGCACACGCTGGCTGCGTTTGTATACACGCAGCAGCACGGGTTGGTCGTCTCACCGTTGTCCGAGCCCGCGGCCGCGGCTCTGGCGGCTCGTCTCGCGGACGAAGGGGAGACCCCGCACAGTTTCTCCGGCGACCGTGAGAGTGTCGAGGCGATCGTGAACGCCTGGCGACAGTGCACCGGAGACGCCGTCGTGCAACACCGCCGCGAACGTCTCTACAGCCTCGATACTCTGACTGCCCCTGCTCGGATGCCCGCAGGCCGGGCGCAGGTCGCTGATCAGGCGGACCGTTCCCTACTCATGCGCTGGGCGCAAGAGTATGCCACCGCTATCGGCGAGCCCGACGGGCGCGACTTCGGCAACTGGGCGGACACGCGCCTCGCCTACGGAGGAGTCACCCTATGGGAGAACGACGAAGGCGAACCCGCCGCCATGGCTGGCTGCTCACCCCTCATCGCTGGCCAAGTCCGGATCGCACCCGTCTACACGCCGATCCACCTTCGTGGGCACGGATACGGAAGCGCGGTCACCGCTGCTGTGGCGCAAGCCGCCCTAGTCGGCGGCGCGGACAATGTGCTCCTCTTCACGGACCTCGCCAACGCCACCAGCAACGCGCTCTACCAGCGCCTCGGCTTTCGCCCTATAACCGACTTTGTCAGCTACCGCCGCTACGGGCGTGGGTCAGTAACGGCCAATTGA
- a CDS encoding peptidase inhibitor family I36 protein: MTRAAAVAVLVLFPLAAPAAASTQTSTAGAAIDCPSGYVCIYPEINFGGQPWVRRAVDGSVKDPPTAIRDRGSPIRNNSDPTAHIYEKRNHADRCVSPAAAAPSTTCAATTSTTRPAR, translated from the coding sequence GTGACGCGTGCCGCGGCTGTCGCCGTCCTCGTCCTGTTCCCGCTCGCCGCCCCGGCTGCCGCCTCCACCCAGACCAGCACGGCAGGGGCAGCGATCGACTGCCCGTCCGGCTACGTGTGCATCTACCCCGAGATCAACTTCGGCGGGCAGCCCTGGGTGCGGCGCGCCGTGGACGGCAGCGTGAAGGACCCGCCCACAGCGATCCGTGACCGCGGCAGCCCCATCCGCAACAACTCCGACCCCACCGCCCACATTTACGAAAAACGCAACCACGCCGACCGGTGTGTGTCACCCGCAGCGGCGGCTCCATCCACGACCTGCGCGGCTACAACCTCAACGACCAGACCCGCTCGCTGA